Proteins encoded by one window of Crassostrea angulata isolate pt1a10 chromosome 9, ASM2561291v2, whole genome shotgun sequence:
- the LOC128163391 gene encoding tyrosine-protein kinase receptor Tie-1-like, producing the protein MRLAARNVFLNKSLSAKIAGFGPRQGDDEDESGKKERIPVKWMAPECLNKTGTASEKSDVWSYGITIWEIFSIGATPYEDVRNRDLPKWIKQGNRLSKPEYTDD; encoded by the exons ATGAGGCTTGCAGCCAGAAACGTATTTCTGAACAAGAGCTTGAGTGCGAAAATAGCAGGATTTGGTCCTAGGCAAGGTGATGATGAGGATGAGTCAGGCAAAAAG gAAAGAATCCCCGTAAAATGGATGGCCCCTGAATGCTTGAACAAAACTGGAACTGCCTCTGAGAAGAGTGATGTTTGGTCATATGGAATAACCATCTGGGAAATCTTCTCCATAG gtgcaACACCTTACGAAGATGTAAGAAACAGAGATCTTCCGAAATGGATCAAACAAGGAAACCGTCTGAGTAAACCTGAATATACCGACGACTAG